One Triticum dicoccoides isolate Atlit2015 ecotype Zavitan chromosome 4B, WEW_v2.0, whole genome shotgun sequence genomic window carries:
- the LOC119291760 gene encoding ras-related protein RABC2a-like: protein MGSTPGSSYDCSFKVLLIGDSAVGKSSLLVSFVSAAPTNDDISPTIGVDFKIKFLTVGDKKLKLTIWDTAGQERFRTITSSYYRGAHGIILVYDVTKRQSFTNLADVWAKEIELHSTNKECVKMLVGNKVDKDEDRMVTTEEGLAFAQQCGCLFLESSAKTRENVEKCFEELALKILEVPSLSEEGSSVVKRNSLKQKHEKSGGCCQ, encoded by the exons ATGGGCTCGACGCCGGGGAGCAGCTACGACTGCTCCTTCAAGGTGCTGCTCATCGGCGACTCCGCCGTCGGCAAGAGCAGCCTCCTCGTCAGCTTCGTCTCCGCCGCCCCCACCAACGACGACATCTCCCCCACCATAG GGGTGGATTTTAAAATCAAGTTTCTCACTGTTGGTGATAAGAAATTGAAGTTGACAATATGGGACACCG CTGGCCAGGAGAGGTTTAGGACAATCACTAGTTCTTACTACAGAGGTGCTCATGGAATTATCTTAG TTTATGATGTCACCAAGAGACAAAGTTTCACAAATTTGGCTGATGTATGGGCCAAGGAAATAGAATTGCACTCAACAAACAAAGAGTGCGTCAAAATGCTTGTTGGAAACAAAGTGGACAAG GATGAGGACAGAATGGTAACAACAGAAGAAGGTCTTGCCTTTGCACAGCAGTGTGGATGCCTTTTTCTCGAGAGCAGTGCCAAAACAAGAGAAAATGTGGAGAAATGTTTTGAAGAGCTTGCGCTAAAG ATTCTTGAGGTTCCAAGTCTGTCGGAGGAAGGCTCGTCGGTCGTCAAGAGGAACTCGCTGAAACAGAAGCATGAGAAGAGCGGTGGGTGCTGTCAGTAG